One window from the genome of Diorhabda sublineata isolate icDioSubl1.1 chromosome 10, icDioSubl1.1, whole genome shotgun sequence encodes:
- the LOC130449603 gene encoding mediator of RNA polymerase II transcription subunit 27: MCTFRFIHIVQNNTMERDIEQLNSALNAVKVLRSNVRSVFESVSNGLRADHGDEGKETKFLYELQELLTTVNNNLRDVENAVANLTPPPGAFSLGNTTFLSQETTQERQALYGQLVNSYKWTDKIREYSAVAGNILAANSFNKTYKTYSTTKRRKTQTSQHNVQPDVIENLITSIDRLFPDVTFTTNRPLVPNPVIQVLLGRVLKAIIAFKGLMIEWVVVKAHAESNDLWTESRYKVFRKVTENCHAAMCHFHSPLMPELAIRSFMHWFHSYISLFNAPCKRCANHLNNNLPPTWRDLRTLEPYHEECK, translated from the exons ATGTGTACTTTTCGTTTTATTCATATAGTTCAAAATAACACAATGGAAAGAGATATTGAACAACTAAACTCTGCTTTAAATGCAGTTAAAGTTTTAAGATCTAATGTTAGAAGTGTTTTTGAATCAGTAAGTAATGGTTTGAGAGCAGATCATGGGGACGAGGGAAaagaaaccaaatttttatatgaacttCAAGAATTATTGACCACAGTTAATAATAATCTCAG aGATGTGGAAAATGCAGTAGCCAATTTAACACCACCACCTGGTGCTTTTAGTCTAGGTAATACCACATTCTTGAGTCAAGAAACAACCCAAGAAAGACAAGCTCTGTATGGGCAATTAGTAAACAGTTACAAATGGACAGATAAA ATACGTGAGTACAGTGCAGTGGCTGGAAATATACTCGCAGCCAATTCCTTCAACAAGACCTACAAAACTTACAGTACAACAAAGAGAAGGAAAACACAGACCAGTCAACATAATGTCCAGCCAGA cgtaatagaaaatttaattactaGCATTGATCGTCTTTTTCCTGATGTTACTTTTACCACTAACAGACCATTAGTACCAAATCCAGTTATTCAG gtACTACTTGGCAGGGTATTGAAAGCTATTATAGCATTCAAGGGATTGATGATTGAATGGGTAGTGGTGAAAGCACATGCGGAATCTAATGATTTGTGGACAGAATCACGTTATAAAGTTTTCAGGAAAGTTACAGAAAATTGCCATGCTGCGATGTGTCACTTTCATTCCCCATTAATGCCAGAGTTAGCTATTAGGTCATTTATG cATTGGTTTCATAGTTATATAAGTCTTTTCAACGCCCCATGTAAAAGATGTGCAAACCATCTCAACAACAATTTACCTCCCACATGGAGAGATCTCAGAACTTTAGAGCCATATCATGAAGAATgtaaataa
- the LOC130449604 gene encoding uncharacterized protein LOC130449604 — protein MSDFNILNRSHSESDIYVSQFNNLTVSSLDKKIFNNFRSSCSSIVRRIYMEEVFCSNGKQTGNMIRRYSLIDMEYAPKERKLEENNDEAVEEVPMEVDISFSNEQFSNIMESDELVSLPRLRKVNDFEHNDETDCDSMHILPERTKPRVIHINPIKKIYKWNIPVFVIFIIISITCLIFSTNLTIFTVNSEIQLENIRNDLKLNIHGHKNLIDRFIHILDKRENWSDKLQIISFIGSQGVGKTFFVGLVKAHFSNHLSHDLYGTHLLYNNQKQKIIDAINDCCLNLIVIDDLKLTDTVDLFSFAHSLPKNSFILLIAIFNTHYTGNVLNPVINYNDIIKIRDDFNDSGIKNYELFVFEDFTYDQIEAWVIKRLDSHRISTSARQEILQNILNTHNIKHGLKGLHSKILLELEKYRT, from the exons ATGtcagattttaatatattaaatagatCACATTCCGAATCAGACATCTACGTATCTCAATTTAACAATTTAACTGTAAGTTCtctcgacaaaaaaatttttaacaattttcgtAGTTCTTGTTCATCTATTGTGAGACGAATTTATATGGAAGAAGTATTTTGTTCTAATGGAAAACAAACTGGAAACATGATTAGGAGATATAGTTTAATAG ATATGGAATATGCCCCTAAAGAaagaaaactagaagaaaaCAATGACGAGGCTGTTGAAGAGGTTCCAATGGAAGTGgatatttcattttctaatgaacaattttcaaatataatggAATCAGATGAGTTAGTCTCTCTACCAAGATTAAGAAAAGTTAATGACTTTGAACATAATGATGAAACTGACTGTGATAGTATGCATATTCTACCAGAACGAACAAAACCCAGAGTAATTCACATTAATCCTATTAAAAAGATCTATAAATGGAATATACCagttttcgtaatttttataataattagtattacATGCCTAATTTTTTCCACAAATCTTACTATTTTTACGGTAAATAGTGAAATTCAACTAGAAAATATTAGGAATGATCTGAAATTGAATATTCATGGACACAAAAATTTAATAGACAGATTTATTCACATTTTAGATAAAAGAGAGAACTGGTCTGACAAATTACAGATCATCAGTTTCATAGGATCACAGGGAGTAGgtaaaaccttttttgtaggatTAGTGAAGGCACATTTTTCAAATCACTTATCACATGATTTATATGGCACacatttattatacaataatcAAAAGCAAAAGATTATAGATGCTATCAATGATTGCTGCTTGAATTTGATAGTAATTGATGACTTAAAACTAACTGATACAGTTGATCTTTTTTCATTTGCACACTCTCTTCCTaagaattcatttattttattaattgcaATTTTCAATACTCATTATACTGGCAATGTATTAAATCCAGTTATTAATTACAATGATATAATCAAAATACGTGATGATTTCAATGATTCaggtattaaaaattatgaattgttTGTATTTGAAGATTTTACATATGATCAAATAGAAGCCTGGGTAATAAAAAGACTTGACTCGCACAGAATTTCTACATCAGCGCGTCaagaaattttgcaaaatattctaAATACGCATAATATCAAACATGGATTGAAAGGGCTTCATTCTAAGATACTTCTGGAATTGGAAAAGTATAGAACATAA